One Anaerolineales bacterium DNA segment encodes these proteins:
- a CDS encoding TIM barrel protein, producing MYAPNISWLFPETPFSDRPKLVAQAGCQALEFGFPSHADLPGLESAVRDLGLEVVLFNQDVPVWDAANRGYLVDRRRRGQFQQTLDDALELCRRLDAGKVMLASGVELPEVARQAQRECMLENLRRAAPLAAEAGVVLTLEVLNPTDNPGYFLTSLEEARQVVDGLDHPNVRLQIDTYHLGLLGYDPAAELRRLGPRIGHIQFADFPGRHEPGTGSLDFEAIRLAVGDIGYQGHIGLEYIPLQAGARTLAWAQAEVAGESH from the coding sequence ATGTACGCGCCGAATATCAGTTGGCTGTTTCCGGAGACGCCGTTCTCCGATCGCCCGAAGCTAGTAGCCCAAGCGGGCTGCCAGGCTCTGGAGTTTGGTTTTCCCTCGCACGCCGACCTTCCCGGCCTCGAGTCGGCCGTGCGGGATCTGGGGCTCGAGGTTGTCCTGTTCAACCAGGATGTGCCGGTGTGGGACGCGGCCAACCGCGGCTACCTGGTTGACCGGCGGCGGAGGGGGCAGTTCCAGCAGACGCTGGATGATGCCCTGGAACTCTGCCGCCGCCTGGACGCCGGCAAGGTGATGCTGGCGTCGGGGGTGGAGCTTCCCGAGGTTGCCCGGCAGGCGCAGCGGGAGTGCATGCTGGAGAACTTGCGCCGGGCGGCACCGCTGGCCGCCGAGGCCGGGGTGGTGCTCACCCTCGAGGTTCTGAATCCGACCGACAACCCTGGCTACTTCCTGACCTCGCTGGAGGAAGCACGGCAGGTGGTCGATGGACTCGACCACCCCAACGTACGGCTGCAAATCGACACCTACCACCTAGGACTGCTGGGCTACGATCCAGCCGCTGAGCTCCGCCGCCTGGGCCCTCGGATCGGGCACATCCAGTTCGCCGATTTCCCGGGGCGCCATGAGCCGGGGACAGGCAGCCTGGATTTCGAGGCGATCCGGCTGGCGGTCGGCGACATCGGCTACCAGGGGCATATCGGGCTGGAATACATCCCTCTGCAGGCAGGCGCGCGGACGCTGGCATGGGCGCAGGCTGAAGTGGCGGGGGAATCTCACTGA
- a CDS encoding ABC transporter permease: protein MATETLGTRRRAFNGRRFLDEQRDVLIIYGLLLAIVLLAAIFIPDFRKPVNFINVMRQSVALGIASVGQTMAILVGGIDLSVGATVSLMNVYSTGFMASYTTLPLVAGMVVALLLLGVFIGFVNANIITRLRVAPFIATMGVGAVIQGMVLLYAKKPGGGIAPGWEYFAEGEIGPIPFPVIFLIAVVVVTWVLLGKTIWGRHVKATGGSEVIARLSGVQTRRVITYAFMFCSAMAAITGMYLASRMGAGDPRVGGLQYDRFDLDSITAVLIGGTRLGGGKGGVIGTVAGVLIVSVLNNIFNLMGVNPYLQWIIKGLILLGAVAIYSARKDSAN, encoded by the coding sequence ATGGCCACTGAAACCCTAGGCACCCGCCGCAGAGCGTTCAACGGACGCCGCTTTCTCGATGAGCAGCGGGATGTCCTGATCATCTACGGCCTGCTGCTGGCGATTGTCCTCCTGGCCGCCATCTTCATCCCTGATTTCCGCAAGCCGGTCAATTTCATCAATGTTATGCGGCAGAGCGTCGCCCTAGGGATCGCCAGCGTCGGGCAGACAATGGCCATACTGGTCGGAGGCATCGACCTTTCGGTCGGCGCCACGGTCAGCCTGATGAACGTGTACTCCACCGGTTTCATGGCGAGCTACACGACGCTACCGCTGGTGGCGGGCATGGTGGTGGCCCTGCTTCTCCTGGGCGTGTTCATCGGCTTTGTCAATGCCAACATCATCACCCGCCTGCGGGTGGCGCCATTCATCGCCACGATGGGCGTGGGTGCGGTCATCCAGGGCATGGTGCTGTTGTACGCCAAGAAACCCGGTGGCGGCATCGCTCCAGGGTGGGAGTACTTCGCCGAAGGCGAAATCGGCCCCATCCCCTTCCCGGTGATCTTCCTCATTGCCGTGGTAGTGGTCACCTGGGTCTTGCTGGGCAAGACGATCTGGGGCCGGCATGTCAAGGCCACAGGCGGCAGCGAGGTCATCGCCCGCCTGTCGGGGGTGCAGACCCGCCGGGTGATCACCTACGCCTTCATGTTCTGCAGCGCCATGGCGGCTATCACGGGCATGTACCTCGCCAGCCGGATGGGCGCCGGCGACCCAAGGGTCGGGGGCCTGCAGTACGACCGTTTCGATCTGGACTCGATCACGGCGGTGCTGATTGGCGGCACGCGCCTGGGCGGCGGAAAGGGCGGCGTGATCGGCACCGTCGCCGGTGTGCTGATCGTGTCGGTGCTGAACAATATCTTCAATCTCATGGGTGTGAATCCGTACCTGCAGTGGATCATCAAGGGTCTGATCTTGCTCGGTGCTGTCGCCATCTATTCTGCGCGCAAAGACAGTGCAAACTAG
- a CDS encoding 5-deoxy-glucuronate isomerase — protein MSRMTKAPHGKGHHSVFQSGELGVKWLALEVLRLEAGESWQGQLKDEEAALVLLSGRCSVTVDQTRFEGITRADIFSALGTTVYAPRRSQLEVKAEARLELAIAKAPCEVDLKPQLLTPDTVKVISAGMANWRRDVRLLVAPGSPISSRLIVGETINPPGNWSGIPPHKHDTINDKENILEEFYLFKTKPADGYGIQVLNDDGR, from the coding sequence ATGAGTCGCATGACGAAGGCACCGCACGGCAAGGGTCACCACTCGGTTTTTCAATCCGGCGAACTGGGCGTGAAGTGGCTGGCGCTGGAGGTTCTTCGGCTGGAGGCCGGCGAGAGCTGGCAGGGACAGCTCAAGGACGAGGAGGCGGCGCTGGTGCTGCTTTCCGGCCGCTGTTCGGTCACAGTCGATCAGACCCGGTTCGAGGGCATCACCCGGGCGGATATCTTCAGCGCCCTGGGAACGACGGTTTATGCGCCGCGGCGTAGCCAGCTGGAGGTCAAGGCCGAGGCGCGCCTGGAACTGGCCATCGCAAAAGCCCCATGTGAGGTCGACCTGAAGCCGCAGCTGCTGACCCCGGACACGGTCAAGGTGATCTCAGCCGGCATGGCCAACTGGCGCCGCGACGTGCGTCTGCTGGTGGCGCCGGGCTCGCCGATCAGCAGCCGCCTGATCGTTGGCGAGACCATCAATCCGCCGGGCAACTGGTCCGGCATCCCGCCGCACAAGCACGACACGATCAACGACAAGGAGAACATCCTCGAGGAGTTCTACCTGTTCAAGACGAAGCCGGCTGACGGCTATGGGATCCAGGTGCTGAACGATGATGGGCG